A window of Mucilaginibacter paludis DSM 18603 contains these coding sequences:
- a CDS encoding glycosyltransferase family 2 protein encodes MLDKKEAPSLVSIIIVTYNAAQFLQNCLNSIYKQTYPAIEIVVLDGGSTDGSVDIIKANDNKIAFWKSEPDEGIYDAMNKALEYIKGDWVYFLGADDIVLEGFSALAYDLEDSNAIYYGSVILRGNKYYGKASKYQLAKSTLCHQAMIYPARVFKKYRFNTRYQISADFELNMRCWRDKSLRFEFRDHTVANFNHTGASSKKDPIFEKEKAALILKNFGFITWLRFRIKKIKQSTYKKPKETED; translated from the coding sequence ATGTTGGATAAAAAAGAAGCACCTTCACTGGTATCTATCATCATTGTAACCTATAACGCGGCCCAATTTTTACAAAATTGCTTAAACAGCATCTATAAACAAACCTATCCGGCTATTGAGATTGTGGTACTTGATGGTGGCAGTACCGATGGCTCTGTTGATATTATTAAAGCCAATGATAACAAAATAGCTTTTTGGAAAAGTGAACCCGATGAGGGCATTTACGATGCCATGAATAAAGCACTTGAATATATTAAAGGCGATTGGGTTTACTTTTTAGGGGCCGATGACATAGTTCTGGAAGGCTTTTCGGCACTCGCGTATGATCTCGAAGATAGCAATGCCATATACTATGGTAGCGTTATTTTACGAGGGAATAAATATTACGGTAAAGCGTCAAAATATCAGTTAGCTAAGAGTACGCTTTGTCACCAAGCTATGATTTATCCGGCACGAGTATTTAAAAAGTACAGATTTAATACACGTTACCAAATCTCGGCAGACTTTGAACTGAACATGCGTTGCTGGCGCGATAAATCCCTCAGGTTTGAATTTAGAGATCACACCGTAGCTAACTTTAACCATACCGGTGCATCCTCAAAAAAAGACCCCATATTTGAAAAAGAAAAAGCCGCCTTAATTTTAAAAAATTTCGGTTTTATTACCTGGCTTCGCTTCAGAATCAAAAAAATAAAACAAAGCACTTACAAAAAACCTAAAGAAACAGAAGATTGA
- a CDS encoding glycosyltransferase family 2 protein, which yields MSQPKAPKISIIIVTYNAVKTLQAGLDSIYAQKYPNIEVVVIDGGSTDGTLELLKDNTSKLAYWKSEPDEGIYDAMNKGLNHISGQWVYFMGADDELRDEFSEMALELKRPGALYYANVMSNGKKKSGFVNEYYQAKAGVFHQAIIYSASIFKTYRYDTRYSISADYELNMRCWRDQSIAFIYRDYVIANFNHNGASSGGEDELFASNKSNLIRQNFGLKIWLRYMFRLFKERLRGTK from the coding sequence ATGTCACAACCTAAAGCGCCCAAAATTTCTATCATCATAGTCACCTACAACGCCGTTAAAACACTGCAAGCTGGTTTAGATAGTATTTACGCACAAAAATATCCCAATATTGAAGTTGTTGTGATAGATGGCGGGAGTACAGACGGTACCCTTGAACTACTGAAAGATAATACCAGCAAACTTGCTTATTGGAAAAGCGAACCCGACGAGGGTATTTATGATGCTATGAATAAGGGGTTAAACCATATTAGCGGCCAATGGGTATACTTTATGGGAGCTGATGATGAGCTAAGGGATGAATTTTCGGAAATGGCTTTAGAATTGAAGCGCCCCGGAGCACTATACTATGCTAATGTGATGTCAAACGGAAAAAAAAAATCTGGTTTTGTGAATGAATACTATCAGGCCAAGGCCGGGGTATTCCATCAGGCTATAATTTATTCGGCATCCATTTTTAAAACCTACCGTTACGATACCCGATACAGCATATCGGCCGACTATGAATTGAACATGCGCTGCTGGCGTGACCAAAGCATTGCTTTTATATATAGGGACTATGTCATCGCCAATTTTAACCATAACGGCGCGTCGTCTGGGGGGGAGGATGAGTTATTTGCGAGTAATAAGTCAAATTTAATTCGTCAGAATTTTGGCCTAAAGATATGGCTACGTTATATGTTTCGTTTGTTTAAAGAACGATTAAGAGGTACTAAGTAG